In a single window of the Trypanosoma brucei brucei TREU927 chromosome 6, complete sequence genome:
- a CDS encoding Alg9-like mannosyltransferase, putative (similar to Probable mannosyltransferase ALG9 (EC 2.4.1.-). (Swiss-Prot:P53868) [Saccharomyces cerevisiae;]): MWLFLGAVLLVLSHCFASYILPIADCDETFNFLEPMHFLMYGSGLQTWENCPRFALRSWFFSWLYVGPITIISKAVSIYNPSGLRNIDVYFLLRAFSGVVTALSEIFFVGGVRKVFGKRVAAAALTLLLFNYPITHAAVSILPTSYAMINYFVAVGCWLRTDGSLVKCITRVEGKVPSRMKRSVMGGSQFQAINFAIFGTVFSVVSSTVIGWPFAALLAVPMALDMLVRFPLASTVSLLLSLAVVVPLSVYFDTLYYNGCHGGNGKITWSALNLVRYNMFMGGEGRGPELYGVEPWYFFFKNLLLNAHLMFVACLLSPFVVLLKPSTTSWVSNATTNSDEIDAGETTGEKGRKTQKSPTTKPDTRPVEPTVSRGRGLLYISPFFLWFAFWLKVSHKEERFMSPAFPFLALAAALSFTHLTFAGTARSVNSENGAVLHSASTRAEPSGRRKQLPGCWLQRMRHTFFLTTGCIVLSFIVTVSLSRTAAIHKFYVGPQQKLYDNYATVRELARRKASDAPQKGEKTLYTLCVGREWYRFPSSFFLDPLHARIAFIRSLGVDCAMPLPFASGDGNATCQCGAEGVNDLNKAIPEQFVQDVAKDCDAVFDTVSPNEDDQESADFPRDVFKYEIGEGQTHWLLDAERTPMWCRVLYYPLGVSERCVSRRRVVLLSKQNPK, encoded by the coding sequence ATGTGGCTCTTTCTCGGGGCGGTGCTTTTAGTGCTTAGTCATTGTTTTGCCTCGTACATTCTTCCTATTGCTGATTGCGATGAAACATTCAATTTCTTGGAGCCGATGCACTTCTTGATGTACGGCAGTGGCCTTCAAACGTGGGAGAACTGTCCTCGCTTTGCGCTGCGGTCGTGGTTTTTTTCATGGCTCTACGTCGGTCCTATAACGATAATTAGCAAGGCTGTTAGCATATACAACCCCTCAGGGCTGCGTAACATAGATGTGTACTTTCTCCTTCGAGCATTTAGCGGTGTTGTCACGGCGCTAAGCGagatttttttcgttggtgGCGTTAGGAAGGTGTTTGGTAAACGagttgcagcggcagcactcacacttcttttgtttaattaCCCCATCACACATGCAGCAGTGAGTATCCTGCCCACAAGTTACGCCATGATAAATTACTTTGTTGCGGTGGGTTGCTGGCTACGAACGGACGGCAGTCTTGTGAAATGTATCACCCGTGTCGAAGGGAAGGTTCCATCAAGAATGAAAAGGTCGGTGATGGGTGGCTCGCAGTTCCAGGCCATAAATTTCGCTATTTTCGGCACCGTATTCTCCGTTGTCTCATCCACAGTGATTGGTTGGCCTTTCGCCGCCTTGCTGGCGGTGCCGATGGCATTGGATATGCTCGTGAGGTTTCCCCTCGCCTCTACCGTTTCGCTATTACTTTCACTCGCAGTTGTTGTGCCACTTTCCGTGTATTTTGACACACTATATTACAATGGTTGCCATGGTGGCAATGGCAAAATCACGTGGAGCGCTTTGAATCTCGTGCGGTACAACATGTTTATGGGAGGTGAGGGACGTGGTCCCGAGCTCTACGGTGTCGAACCGTggtacttcttttttaagaATTTACTCTTGAACGCGCATCTGATGTTTGTTGCTTGCCTTCTATCTCCCTTTGTCGTATTGCTTAAGCCCTCGACGACATCATGGGTGAGTAATGCGACAACGAATTCTGATGAGATTGATGCTGGAGAGACGACTGGGGAAAAGGGGCGGAAAACACAGAAGTCGCCGACCACCAAGCCAGATACTAGGCCAGTCGAACCTACGGTTTCGCGTGGACGAGGATTGCTTTACATTTcacccttctttttgtggTTTGCCTTTTGGCTGAAGGTGTCACACAAAGAAGAGCGGTTTATGTCCCCCGCTTTTCCATTTCTCGCACTGGCCGCTGCGTTGTCATTTACACACCTTACGTTTGCAGGAACCGCGAGATCTGTGAACAGCGAGAACGGAGCGGTGCTACATAGCGCGAGTACGAGAGCTGAACCCAGTGGCCGCCGCAAACAACTCCCTGGCTGTTGGCTCCAACGCATGCGCCACACCTTCTTTCTCACTACGGGCTGCATTGTGTTGTCTTTTATTGTAACGGTTTCCCTATCACGCACAGCGGCCATCCACAAATTCTACGTGGGACCACAGCAGAAGCTCTATGACAATTACGCTACGGTACGAGAGCTGGCCAGGCGAAAGGCAAGTGATGCCCCACAGAAGGGCGAGAAAACTCTTTATACACTTTGCGTAGGCCGTGAGTGGTACCGCTTTCCCTCATCATTTTTTCTCGATCCACTTCATGCTCGGATTGCCTTTATACGGAGTCTGGGTGTGGACTGTGCCATGCCGCTTCCCTTTGCGTCAGGTGATGGCAACGCGACATGTCAATGTGGTGCTGAAGGGGTGAATGATCTTAATAAGGCAATACCCGAGCAATTTGTGCAAGATGTTGCAAAGGATTGTGACGCTGTATTCGACACCGTCAGCCCTAACGAAGACGACCAGGAAAGTGCTGATTTTCCGCGTGACGTCTTCAAATATGAAATTGGGGAGGGTCAAACACACTGGTTACTAGATGCTGAGAGAACCCCCATGTGGTGCCGTGTACTTTATTATCCCCTGGGAGTTAGTGAGCGTTGTGTGTCACGACGCCGGGTTGTGCTGCTGAGCAAACAAAACCCAAAGTAA